The genomic DNA AACCGCTGGCTCGAAGGCGATCGTAATCTGGTCACCGCGTATGCCTTGATGGCGCTCAGCTACTGCAAATAGATCGTTTTGCGAATCACTGAAGCTGCTATTCCCGAAATGCAAAAACTAAGAAATCCCGCCCACCATCCTTGATCCATCCTCTTCCGCCAGTGCGCCGACGCGATATTTTGTTGGTCGCGTCCTGTACTGGCTCCCTCATGTCGGATCGATGCGAAACTTGATTGACAACTTTGGAGGTTCCCTGCCTGTGTTTTCCCCACCCATGAAATCTGTCCGTGGCGTCCGATGCGCTAGCTTCTCGCTTTTCGTTTTGTTCGTCGTTGTAACGCCGCTGATGGCGGTGGATGAAGAACCGAAACCCGCAGTATCCGAAAAAGCCGCCGACGTCCCGGCCACTCCCGTTGCCGACACCAAACCGGCGGATGCGAAACCGGCTGATGCGAAACCGGCGGATGCGAAACCGGCGGATGCGAAACCAGCTGACGCGAAACCAGCTGACGCAAAACCAGCTGACGCAAAACCAGCTGACGCAAAACCAGCTGACGCAAAACCGGCTGACGCGAAACCAGCGGATGCGAAACCGGCTGATGCGAAACCGGCTGATGCGAAACCGGCTGATGCAAAACCGGCTGATGCAAAACCGGCTGATGCGAAACCGGCTGATGCGAAACCGGCTGATGCGAAACCGGCTGATGCGAAACCGGCTGATGCGAAACCGGCTGATGCGAAACCGGCTGATGCGAAACCGGCTGATGCGAAACCGGCGGATGCGAAACCGGCGGACGACAATTCCGATGCGGTCACCTCTTGGCCGCATCGCTGGGTAACTTCGTTGTCGGCGCATTCGGGGCGAGTTTGTGCCGGTGTCGCCGATGGACTGTTGTTGCGTGAGTCGAGTGTTGTCAGTGTCGCCAGTGCAAATCCTTCGGCCAGTGAAACGCTCTATTCGCACCCGACGAGTGTCTGGGCGGTGGCGGTCTCACCCGACGGTTCAGCGGTTGCTAGCACAGATTACAAGGGCAACCTCGCCGTTTATCATTTTGAAGGCCAGCAGCGGACGATGAAAGAAGCGGTCTTCGAACGATGGACCCGCGCGTTGGCGTTTGCACCCGACGGCAACGTTCTCGTAGCGGCCAATGAAGCGGGGAAGGTCTTCGTTTATGACATCGCAAAAGGGGAAGTCACCCAAAGTGTCGAACTGGATGGCCAGCAGATTTATGCGGTCGCCTTTTCGGATGATGGCCAACTTTTGGCAGCGGGTGATGGTGCCGGCTCCGTCCATGTCTTGAAGTTTGCAGGACTGGAATCCGTGAAAAAAGTAGCGTGTGGTGAAGCTCCGATTTGGGCAGTCCGCTTCTCTGCGGACAACAAACAAATCTTCGCTGGCGGCACCGACCGACAGTTACGACGGTTGGATGTCGACGGTGCTGGCGAACCGACATTATTAGGACAGGCTTCCGATTGGATCACAGCGATCGACCGCAATCCGGGAACAACCCAGATAGCGATTGGATCGATGGATGGTACGATGTATACAAGCGATGGAAACAACTTCGACATGATCGGCAAAGTCCCCAGCGGGATCTGGTCGGTCGTCTTCGCGGATGGCAAATTGCTGGCTGCGACGCGCAAGCATATGGTCGCTAGCTTCGTTCCTTCCTGGAAATCGGGCTATGTCGCCCCCGATATCGCGGAGCTTAAAAAGTAGAGCCAGCGTTTGCTGGCCGGCTGTTCATCGATGATCTGACAACGCTTGCTTGAGTTCACATTCCATGTCCACTGCGCCCCCTACCGACGAAACCAAGTCGTCTCCCATGAAATACGTGGTGCGATGCGGTTCGTTGCGCACCTTGCACGTGGCGACTTCGAAATCAAGCTTCCATTACGGCGAAAAAGTGATCGTGCGGACCGACCGCGGCATGGAGACCGGCGAAGTGTTGGTCGAAGCGACAGAGCACACGCTGTCGCATATGGCCGATCCCCCCGGCGGTCAGATATTGCGTTCGGTCAGCGGTGACGATGTCAACGATCTTAGCCACATTTCCGATCAAAGCCGCCAAGAGTTCGACGCTTGCAAACGCCATATCCAGCGACTCCGGCTGGATATGAAACTTGTCGACATCGAACATCTTTTTGGCGGTGAGCGGGTCGTTGTCTATTATTTGGCCGACAAACGAGTCGACTTTCGGCAACTGGTGCGCGACCTTGCGGCGGAGTTTCAGACGCGCGTCGAAATGCGACAGATCGGAGTCCGCGACGAAGCCAAATTGCTGGCGGATTACGGTGACTGTGGCAAACCGGTTTGCTGTAATACCCACCTTTCGGCAATGCCTCCGGTTTCGATGCGGATGGCCAAGTTGCAGAAAGCGACGCTCGATCCTTCAAAAATTTCGGGACGCTGCGGGCGACTGAAGTGTTGCCTGCGATACGAATTTGATACCTACGAAGAACTGCAGCGTGAGTTGCCGCCGCCGGGAGCCCAGGTGCTCACCCGCGACGGAAAAGCGACGGTGATCTTCCAAGAGATTTTAGCCCAACAATTGTTGGTGCAGACCGAGGACAATCGCCGAGTATTGATCGACCTTTCCGATGTGCTGTCGGTTGTCAAGAAGAACGCGACAAACGACAATCGAACGACGTCTAAGAGCAAGAAGAAGCAGAAGTCCAAAAAGCTTGATACGCCTTCCGATGCGGGGGGAGAAGAGAATCTATGAACACTGGAATACGCGCCTTTGCCGATTTACTGGAACATGACCAACGCTTCAAATTTGAAGCGTATCAATTTGTTCGCGAGTCGCTGTCGTACGCCCACGATGTTTTGCGAGTCAGCGACGATCCGGCTTTTAGTGATGAAGAGAGCCGGCATCTGACAGGGCAACAATTGTGTGAAGCCTGCCGACGTTACGCCCTCGAACAATACGGCTTCCTGGCCAAGTTGGTGCTCAACGATTGGGGCATCTTCACGACCAGCGACCTGGGCGAAATTGTTTACAACTTGATTCGCATCGAACAGATGCGGAAAAGTGATTCCGACCGGCGAGAAGATTTCGACGATGTCTTTGCGTTTGAGACGGCTTTTCAACCCGAATTTGAATCGCTGTCTAAAGCGCGCGTGTAACCGACATTTCGGAGCGCCGGGACATCGATTTCCAATCAACCGCAACGCTTGCAGGTGAACGTTATGGCCAACGTCCGTGGGCTCCTCCTCGCATCGCTGATGTTCACCGCTGCGGTGGCACCCGGGCAGCAACCGTCCGACCAGGCGACCCAGTACCTAGGTCGCGTCATCGCGCAAACGATGTCATATCACGGGGCGCCGTGGTTGATCCGTCAAGATCGCAACAAGGAAGAAAACACCGATCTGGTGATGCAGCAATTGCAGTTGCGCGAAGGCATCACGGCGTGTGATCTGGGCTGCGGCAACGGATACTACACGCTCAAATTGGCCCAACAAATTGGCCCCACGGGCAAGGTGCTTGCGGTCGACATCCAGCCCGAGATGCTAACACTCCTTCGGGCTCGAGCTGAACAAGAGGGGCACGGCAATGTGGTCCCGATCCTGGGCGATATCGACGATCCCAATCTTCCCAAAGGTGAGGTCGACCTGGTTTTGCTGGTCGATGTCTATCACGAGTTTTCGCATCCCGAACCGATGCTACGTTCGATTCGCAATGCATTGACCGATACCGGACTAATCGCATTGCTGGAATACCGCATGGAAGATCCAACGGTACCAATCAAACGCTTGCACAAAATGTCCAAAACGCAAATCCTGCGTGAGTATGCCGCCAACGACCTCAAGTTGGTCCGCGAGTTCAACGACTTGCCATGGCAGCATTTGATGTTCTTCGCCCGCAGCGATTCTTCGTTACCAGAAATCGAAGCGACGCGATGGACCAAGGCGAATCGCGTCGATCCGAATCGCTAAGCGGTTGCGGCGATCTCTGCTAACACTTCTTTGGCCGCCGCGATCGTTTCATCGATCATGGCTTCGGTGTGCGTTTCCGAAAGGAACATCGCTTCGAATTGACTGCACGGCGGATAGACCCCGCGGGTGATCAGTCCCCAGAAAAATGCTGCGTAGCGCTGCCGGTCATTGCGGTCGGATTGTTCCCAATTGGTGACCGGGGCATCGTTGAAGAACAACGTCAACATGCTGCCAACCTGCTGCACTTGATGCGGTAACCCGACAACGGTGGCTGCGTCGCGGAATCCGTTTGCCAAACGCGTCCCGATTTGTTCCAAGTAGGCATACGGCGGCTGATCCTTCAAACGCTTCAGCGTGGCGTTACCTGCAGCCACGGCAACCGGGTTACCGCTGAGGGTGCCGGCCTGGAACACTTTTCCTGCGGGCAAAACTTGATCCATGATCTCGCGGCGGCCGCCATAAGCGCCCAACGGCATCCCGCCACCGACGATCTTTCCCAACGTTGTCATGTCAGGCGTTACGCCATAGCGTTCTTGTGCGCCGCCAAACGCGACACGAAACCCTGTCATGACTTCATCAAAAATCAACACGACCCCGTCACGAGCGGTCAGGTCGCGAAGGCCTTGCAGAAAACCATCGTTCGGCGGCACGCATCCCATGTTGCCGACGACCGGTTCCAAAATCACGGCGGCGATCTGCCCGGGATGGGCGGCAAAGGCCGCTTCCACGGCGGCCAAATCGTTGTGCGGCAAGACGATCGTATCGCCACCAGCACCCTTGGTGACTCCCGGCGAATCGGGAACGCCCAGAGTCGCCGCGGCGCTTCCGGCAGAGACCAACAGGCTGTCGACGTGGCCATGGTAATTGCCTGCGAACTTCACGATCTTCTCGCGACCGGTGTAACCCCGAGCAACGCGGATCGCACTCATCGTCGCTTCCGTTCCCGAATTGACCAAGCGAACTTTATCGATGCTTGGAACCGCTTCGATGATTCTTTCGGCCAGTTCCGATTCCGCTTCGGTCGGCGCGCCGTAACTGGTGCCTCGCAAAACCGCCGCTTGAACCGCCGCCACGACAGCGGGATTCTGATGCCCCAGAATCATTGGTCCCCAGGAGCCGATGTAGTCCAGATAGCGACGGCCATCGATATCGTACAGGTAGGGGCCGTTGGCGGATTCGATGAACAAAGGCGATCCGCCGACTGCCCCAAATGCGCGGGCCGGACTGTTGACACCGCCGGGCATCAACTGACACGCGCGCTCAAAGGCGGCTACACTGTTCGGGCCTACGGCGGTGACGGCTTTTGCTTGAGGTTCTGACATGGTTTTGCTGTGAGGGAGGCTCGGTGGCTGGAATTCACGCCGAAGAAAACGGGACAAGCCGGACGCTTGTCGAGGCTCCATCTTAAACGAATTCAAGATCGATGTTCAGGCGTCGTCACGCCAATCTCTTTGACTGCGGTAAGCATAGATTCATGTTCGGAATTTTGAACGTTCACAAACCTCAAGGGATCACGTCGCGGGCGGCAGTGAATCGTGTCTATCGCGCCGTGCGGCCGAACAAAGCTGGCCATGCCGGGACGCTTGACCCATTGGCTCGCGGTGTTCTTTTGGTTCCGATTGGCAGCGCTTCTCGGTTGGTTCCCTACCTGCATCTGCTGCCTAAACGCTACGTCGCGAAGTTCGCGTTCGGCAAGTCGAGTCCGTCGGACGACTCCGAAACCGAAGTCACCGAACACCCTCACTTGCCCGCACCCACACGGCTCCAACTGGAACAGGCCTGCGATGCGATGCGGGGACAAGTCATGCAGCGGCCACCCGCCTATTCGGCGATCAAAGTCGACGGAAAGCGGTCCTATAAGATGGCCCGCCACGGTGACCTCCAAAGCCTGCCTGAACGACCGGTGCAGATCCATCAGATCACCATGCTGCGCTACGAATTTCCAGAACTGGAACTGGAGATCGATTGTGGTTCGGGAACCTATGTCCGCAGCATCGGCCGCGACTTGGCTCAGGGCTTGGGAACCGAAGCGATCATGACATCATTGGTCCGAACGGCGATCGGACCGTTCACGGTCGAGGATTCGATCTCGATCGATCGGCTCACTCCCGAAGCCGCCCGGGCTGCACTGCAGCCTGCGGCGCGGGGCATCATGCACATGCCGCAGCTCGTCCTGGACGACGCGGAAGTGACCGAGATCATCAATGGCCGAATGATTCCGTTTCGCTGGTCGGGGCCCGGATGTATCAACGATCCGCAAGAGATCGCCGCGCTGGATCAGGCGGGGCGATTGCGCGGGATCCTGTATTCGCGCGATGGTGGTTTAGGCCCGAAGCGTGTTTTTCCCGAATCGATGGACTAGAATCGTCAATTCTCCGGCCGGCGGATCGGGACGATGTTTTGACTTCCTGGCGGTCGCACCCCAACCACTTCACGCACCCCCTACGGAAATCTTTTGATGATTTTAAGCCATTGGAAATGTCAGACCCTATGGACGATCACCGTGACTCTCTGTGTTGGAGGGCTTCCCCTCCAACCGACCCACGCCGAAGAGTTGCCCGTTGTTTACGAAGATGACTTTGAACAAGGCGTCGAACGCTGGCAGCCGACCGATCCGGCGAAGTGGGAACTTGCCAAACTGCCCGATGGTTCCCATGCCTACAAGCTGTTGGGCAAGAGCGATTACGCACCGCCCCATCGCAGTCCGCACAGCATTTCCTTGCTCAAGGATCTCGTTGTCGGTGACTTTGAACTGACCGCGCGGGTGCAAACACTACAAACCTCGCGTGGACATCGTGATATGTGTGTCATCTTTGGATATCAAGATCCCGCCAATTTCTATTACGTTCATTTGGGCCAGAAAACCGATCCGCACGCTAATCAAATTTTTATCGTCAACGATGCCCCGCGGGTCGCGATCAGTGAATCGACCAACGCAGGAACTCCTTGGAAAGATGAAACCTGGCATCAAGTGAAAGTCGTCCGCCGAGTTGCCGATGGCACAATCGAAATCTACTTCGACGACATGGACAAACCACAAATGGTGACCCACAACCGTGAGTTCACATGGGGACAGATTGGTCTGGGGTCCTTCGACGATTTGGGGCTGTGGGACGATGTCGTCATCCGAGGCACGACTTCGGTCGAGTCGCAGTCGAAGTAAACGCACTTTTTCCGGTGCGTCCGGTCAAATACGTCGGCGAACGAAGGAAGCATTGATTTCTCCACGCCGCGCAACGAGTTTGATTCAACAAACGCGTCCGTTAAAATCGGATGGACGCGTTCGGTACCGATCGGACGCTTTGAGGCTCCGGCGCTGGCCTGAAGTACTCTCCCTCGCACCCACCCAAGCCTCCTTCTTCCGTGACTCTACTGACAACGCGAAGTCTTCGGTTCCTTCAACTTATTTAAAGCTCCGATGAAAATTAAGTTATTCAATATCGTTCTGTTGTTCGTTTGCATTGCGTGGCCTACGCAAAATGCGCCGGCCGAGGAAAATGCATCGTGGAAGTATCACCCTGCGGCGCTGCAACCGTTCTGGGCGGGCGAGCGAATCGAAGGGGAATCGGTGCTGTTTCTTCGCGACGCGAAAACGGGAGAAGCTCTCGGTTCGCTGCTGTTTCCGATCGCGGAGATCGAATCGGTGAAGAGTTCATCGGGCGAGATCACCTATCGCGAGGGGGCCGATTATCGCTTCGACCCCGGCACGCGCGAGATCGTTGTTCCCGCGGGATCGCAGATCGTCACGACGCTCCCCGAGGAACTGCGTCGGCCAGCGAAATCGCAGCGGCATCAAT from Rosistilla carotiformis includes the following:
- a CDS encoding WD40 repeat domain-containing protein; translation: MKSVRGVRCASFSLFVLFVVVTPLMAVDEEPKPAVSEKAADVPATPVADTKPADAKPADAKPADAKPADAKPADAKPADAKPADAKPADAKPADAKPADAKPADAKPADAKPADAKPADAKPADAKPADAKPADAKPADAKPADAKPADAKPADAKPADAKPADAKPADAKPADDNSDAVTSWPHRWVTSLSAHSGRVCAGVADGLLLRESSVVSVASANPSASETLYSHPTSVWAVAVSPDGSAVASTDYKGNLAVYHFEGQQRTMKEAVFERWTRALAFAPDGNVLVAANEAGKVFVYDIAKGEVTQSVELDGQQIYAVAFSDDGQLLAAGDGAGSVHVLKFAGLESVKKVACGEAPIWAVRFSADNKQIFAGGTDRQLRRLDVDGAGEPTLLGQASDWITAIDRNPGTTQIAIGSMDGTMYTSDGNNFDMIGKVPSGIWSVVFADGKLLAATRKHMVASFVPSWKSGYVAPDIAELKK
- a CDS encoding PSP1 domain-containing protein, with translation MSTAPPTDETKSSPMKYVVRCGSLRTLHVATSKSSFHYGEKVIVRTDRGMETGEVLVEATEHTLSHMADPPGGQILRSVSGDDVNDLSHISDQSRQEFDACKRHIQRLRLDMKLVDIEHLFGGERVVVYYLADKRVDFRQLVRDLAAEFQTRVEMRQIGVRDEAKLLADYGDCGKPVCCNTHLSAMPPVSMRMAKLQKATLDPSKISGRCGRLKCCLRYEFDTYEELQRELPPPGAQVLTRDGKATVIFQEILAQQLLVQTEDNRRVLIDLSDVLSVVKKNATNDNRTTSKSKKKQKSKKLDTPSDAGGEENL
- a CDS encoding Minf_1886 family protein, which produces MNTGIRAFADLLEHDQRFKFEAYQFVRESLSYAHDVLRVSDDPAFSDEESRHLTGQQLCEACRRYALEQYGFLAKLVLNDWGIFTTSDLGEIVYNLIRIEQMRKSDSDRREDFDDVFAFETAFQPEFESLSKARV
- a CDS encoding class I SAM-dependent methyltransferase, which gives rise to MANVRGLLLASLMFTAAVAPGQQPSDQATQYLGRVIAQTMSYHGAPWLIRQDRNKEENTDLVMQQLQLREGITACDLGCGNGYYTLKLAQQIGPTGKVLAVDIQPEMLTLLRARAEQEGHGNVVPILGDIDDPNLPKGEVDLVLLVDVYHEFSHPEPMLRSIRNALTDTGLIALLEYRMEDPTVPIKRLHKMSKTQILREYAANDLKLVREFNDLPWQHLMFFARSDSSLPEIEATRWTKANRVDPNR
- the hemL gene encoding glutamate-1-semialdehyde 2,1-aminomutase; translated protein: MSEPQAKAVTAVGPNSVAAFERACQLMPGGVNSPARAFGAVGGSPLFIESANGPYLYDIDGRRYLDYIGSWGPMILGHQNPAVVAAVQAAVLRGTSYGAPTEAESELAERIIEAVPSIDKVRLVNSGTEATMSAIRVARGYTGREKIVKFAGNYHGHVDSLLVSAGSAAATLGVPDSPGVTKGAGGDTIVLPHNDLAAVEAAFAAHPGQIAAVILEPVVGNMGCVPPNDGFLQGLRDLTARDGVVLIFDEVMTGFRVAFGGAQERYGVTPDMTTLGKIVGGGMPLGAYGGRREIMDQVLPAGKVFQAGTLSGNPVAVAAGNATLKRLKDQPPYAYLEQIGTRLANGFRDAATVVGLPHQVQQVGSMLTLFFNDAPVTNWEQSDRNDRQRYAAFFWGLITRGVYPPCSQFEAMFLSETHTEAMIDETIAAAKEVLAEIAATA
- the truB gene encoding tRNA pseudouridine(55) synthase TruB; protein product: MFGILNVHKPQGITSRAAVNRVYRAVRPNKAGHAGTLDPLARGVLLVPIGSASRLVPYLHLLPKRYVAKFAFGKSSPSDDSETEVTEHPHLPAPTRLQLEQACDAMRGQVMQRPPAYSAIKVDGKRSYKMARHGDLQSLPERPVQIHQITMLRYEFPELELEIDCGSGTYVRSIGRDLAQGLGTEAIMTSLVRTAIGPFTVEDSISIDRLTPEAARAALQPAARGIMHMPQLVLDDAEVTEIINGRMIPFRWSGPGCINDPQEIAALDQAGRLRGILYSRDGGLGPKRVFPESMD